Proteins from a genomic interval of Neodiprion lecontei isolate iyNeoLeco1 chromosome 2, iyNeoLeco1.1, whole genome shotgun sequence:
- the LOC107226710 gene encoding protein snakeskin, with product MMSIQTIGGIVLKVLKLVINLIIIILYRTGYGGEFLGVGGTWNLNEDKNPDVEIVASGIFVGFFIYTLVVTITFCFGNTDHTKSLVEIIMNFVGMFMFIAVGAIALHYWHGYQSEHKYLHVSTERQIGLALGSLCVIEGAAYLIDLVLSVLEYANEVLN from the exons ATGATGTCCATACAAACGATCGGCGGGATAGTATTGAAAGTGCTGAAACTG GTGATCAACCTGATCATCATTATTCTTTACCGAACGGGATACGGTGGCGAATTCCTCGGTGTCGGAGGAACATGGAACTTGAACGAGGATAAGAATCCGGATGTCGAAATCGTGGCATCGGGTATCTTCGTTGGATTCTTCATCTACACTCTCGTTGTTACTATCACCTTCTGCTTCGGCAATACGGACCACACTAAATCGCTAGTG GAAATCATCATGAATTTCGTTGGAATGTTCATGTTCATCGCAGTTGGTGCAATCGCGCTGCATTATTGGCACGGGTATCAAAGCGAGCACAAGTACTTGCACGTGTCAACTGAAAGACAG aTTGGGCTGGCTTTAGGGTCACTCTGTGTGATCGAAGGAGCCGCCTACCTTATCGACCTCGTCCTGTCGGTACTCGAATACGCAAACGAAGTTTTGAACTAA
- the LOC107226707 gene encoding complement C1q-like protein 3 codes for MWVVWSVLLLQIASLSYAAIPDPPTARTTTVGARKLATAEDCLGVVAFAASHGQINDARVVLSETLVNKGVGYVPATGTFTTHCPGLYQFSFAGYGSSDLRLTLKRKGSRSQSWIPVVSVGPGGGSNLVLLDMEAGDQLAVFVESGKISDGATFTGHRMAKK; via the exons AT GTGGGTGGTGTGGTCAGTTCTCCTCCTGCAAATCGCCTCGCTCAGCTATGCCGCAATTCCGGATCCACCGACTGCCAGGACAACCACAGTCGGAGCCCGAAAGCTCGCCACCGCCGAGGATTGCTTAGGCGTCGTAGCCTTTGCCGCTTCTCACGGTCAAATCAAC GATGCGAGGGTCGTGCTTTCGGAGACTCTGGTCAACAAAGGTGTCGGCTACGTGCCGGCAACGGGCACATTCACGACGCACTGTCCGGGGCTTTACCAGTTCAGCTTTGCCGGATACGGTAGTTCGGATTTGCGATTAACTCTGAAGCGCAAAGGAAGCAGAAGCCAATCGTGGATTCCCGTGGTCAGCGTAGGTCCTGGGGGAGGATCGAACCTGGTCCTCCTGGACATGGAGGCGGGCGATCAGCTCGCCGTCTTTGTTGAGTCGGGAAAAATATCCGACGGCGCTACTTTCACCGGCCATCGCATGGCGAAGAAGTGA
- the LOC107226705 gene encoding adenylosuccinate lyase isoform X5, translating into MEAHLDDIDFSAAAAEERKTRHDVMAHVHVFGNQCPKAAPIIHLGATSCYVGDNADLLILRAGFNVLLPKLGGVLTRLSKFAHEYRSLPTLGFTHLQPAQLTTVGKRASLWLHDLLMDERALRRARDDLRFRGVKGTTGTQASFLQLFDGDGEKVKQLDLLVTKMAGFEKCYPVTGQTYSRKVDAECINVLASLGSTVHKICSDIRLLANMKEVEEPFETTQIGSSAMPYKRNPMRSERCCSIARHLMTLASNTLQTAATQWMERTLDDSANRRITLAEAFLSADAVLITLQNITEGLVVYPKVIARHVAQELPFMSTENVIMAMVKAGGDRQVCHEKIRVLSHQAGAQVKQHGLDNDLVERIRKDPYFAPILGQLDGLLDPSTFVGRAPEQVEEFLNEEVYSVLTTYENIEQAPVTLLI; encoded by the exons ATGGAGGCGCATCTTGATGACATAGACTTCTCGGCTGCTGCAGCGGAGGAACGAAAGACCAGGCATGATGTCATGGCCCACGTTCACGTATTCGGTAATCAGTGCCCCAAAGCCGCCCCCATCATTCATCTTGGAGCCACTAGCTGCTACGTTGGAGACAACGCT GACCTGTTGATTCTTCGTGCCGGATTCAACGTTCTCCTGCCAAAACTCGGTGGCGTTTTGACTCGACTGTCTAAATTTGCTCACGAGTATCGGTCGCTGCCTACTCTCGGATTTACTCACCTTCAACCAGCTCAACTGACGACGGTTGGGAAGAGAGCGAGTCTCTGGCTCCACGATTTGCTCATGGACGAAAGAGCTCTTCGCAGAGCGAGGGATGATCTCAGGTTCCGTGGGGTCAAAGGAACCACAGGCACGCAGGCTTCTTTCCTGCAGCTCTTCGACG GTGACGGAGAGAAAGTAAAGCAGCTGGATCTTCTGGTCACCAAGATGGCCGGTTTCGAGAAGTGCTATCCCGTTACTGGTCAGACATATTCGAGGAAAGTCGACGCTGAATGCATCAACGTACTCGCCTCTCTAGGATCCACGGTGCACAAG ATTTGCAGTGACATTCGTTTGCTGGCCAACATGAAGGAGGTGGAGGAACCCTTCGAGACGACGCAAATAGGATCGAGCGCAATGCCCTACAAGAGGAATCCAATGCGGTCCGAGAGGTGTTGCAGCATCGCTCGTCACCTCATGACCTTGGCGAGTAACACGCTCCAAACAGCCGCGACCCAGTGGATGGAACGGACCCTCGACGACTCTGCGAACCGGCGGATCACCCTTGCCGAGGCCTTCCTTTCTGCGGACGCCGTTCTCATAACCCTGCAAAACATCACCGAAGGTCTGGTCGTTTACCCGAAAGTCATTGCGCGACACGTCGCTCAGGAATTACCGTTCATGTCGACGGAGAACGTGATAATGGCCATGGTCAAGGCTGGTGGAGATAGACAG GTTTGCCACGAGAAGATTCGCGTGCTTTCGCATCAGGCTGGTGCCCAAGTCAAGCAGCACGGACTGGACAACGACTTGGTCGAAAGGATCAGGAAGGATCCTTACTTTGCGCCGATTCTTGGGCAGCTAGACGGACTTCTCGATCCTTCAACTTTCGTCGGGAGGGCGCCGGAGCAGGTTGAAGAATTCTTGAACGAGGAGGTCTATTCTGTTCTCACAACTTACGAGAATATCGAACAGGCGCCCGTTACTTTGCTGATTTGA
- the LOC107226711 gene encoding uncharacterized protein LOC107226711 — MHPIFFRGSKYCTKLLEWITCFVCIVSACYMEIDSWPRGAFVVALTSCGTSLVISTVFIVSHATRNVHEFTEAVFDVLCITILAVGICVSVKQRSGNKLDELFIGLLALNVLFFLSDLVIYRIVYDPVLCCWIAVRPLVKTDDDRNERNDD; from the exons ATGCATCCGATCTTTTTTCGCGGCAGCAAGTACTGCACAAAGCTACTGGAATGG atTACATGCTTCGTGTGCATCGTCTCTGCGTGTTACATGGAGATAGATTCTTGGCCACGAGGGGCATTCGTCGTAGCATTGACGTCATGTGGCACCAGTCTCGTGATCAGTACCGTCTTCATCGTGTCCCACGCGACAAGAAACGTCCACGAATTCACT GAAGCCGTGTTCGACGTTTTGTGTATAACAATTTTGGCCGTTGGAATTTGCGTGTCAGTCAAGCAGCGGAGCGGTAACAAACTCGACGAGCTCTTCATCGGACTTTTGGCTCTGAACGTCCTCTTCTTTCTCTCGGACTTGGTCatttatcgaatagtatacgACCCCGTTTTGTGCTGCTGGATAGCGGTGAGGCCATTGGTAAAAACCGACGACGATCGGAATGAGCGCAACGACGATTAG